In the Oreochromis aureus strain Israel breed Guangdong linkage group 14, ZZ_aureus, whole genome shotgun sequence genome, one interval contains:
- the LOC120443525 gene encoding ABC transporter G family member 25-like: MGLSNKSDCELCPPGRYCSSSGLAAPTGVCSAGYLCIQGSVSPQPEDDPTGGHCSAGSYCPQGTSYMIPCPAGTFSSIEGAVSLEACQPCLPGHFCAKDGLSFPSGLCNPGFYCREGSRSAMPWGNTTENGSGLLGHLLT, encoded by the exons ATGGGGTTGTCCAATAAGTCAGACTGTGAGCTCTGCCCTCCAGGGAGatactgcagttcctctggaTTGGCTGCTCCTACTGGGGTCTGCTCTGCTGG TTACCTTTGTATCCAGGGTTCTGTTTCTCCCCAACCAGAGGATGACCCAACAGGAGGCCACTGCTCTGCAGGGTCCTACTGCCCACAGGGTACCAGCTACATGATTCCCTGCCCTGCAGGCACTTTCAGCTCCATAGAAG GAGCAGTTTCTTTGGAAGCATGTCAGCCTTGTTTGCCTGGCCACTTCTGTGCCAAGGATGGTCTCTCCTTCCCATCTGGGCTTTGTAACCCCGGCTTCTACTGCAGAGAAGGATCCAGATCTGCCATGCCTTGGGGTAATACCACAG AAAATGGCTCTGGCCTTTTAGGTCATTTACTTACCTAA
- the LOC120443524 gene encoding uncharacterized protein LOC120443524, with translation MERGVPGCCDLEEFNVKTLYDKLEDQNLHIASQLARHRKDIQEFYRNICQHTESLKNALENMDHKKMSLLKEILVHKTMKDEPSGSSVGERHTQAEACMPLLGAVVRSVETLLCRLTGDAWQNQDLSGPLYSHTGHHDSRECEAQAGYMQPNDTNMCFMQFSSVNVTKAGALPHEPDHIQSTAPSLSDHDLSKLITISPLFKTLQEIQQSLQNLTMDESKQYFSNEAADNSAKENYDGQLIPTALDNLSPQHSAIFLFGCQVMQLLENCPMFPSALLLLAKSIPFAPSSSNEGLLSHCSRDFYFDATNQILYLSEAKLQHVGHFISVILQSMAQIASGSKPQSFMQALHEAISALSLQLFNVSFKWSTAESNFDALKGRNNTLVEEFLNIRVPTEARFTEHLLASRLKKYKYFQLEQLISEVKHTPAQATDKGLPPKGTPVQMSCIEEEIDRMNESFLLLSTQLQKRAEVSTWLKERENSAGNHSARATPTDMPSLSRNGTILLELKRRYVLQRLNELQITLGQITRCQQHDSKSKDGTRGCTQTDSSTTQQGESENYGSTDGSSPNDGQRRDSISASHSHSQQAEESRGLDSYKLESHISDQKSNTVQSNNPDTLLGCQTPGTQDLNVPGEQELKRQAAIENKTS, from the exons ATGGAGA GAGGAGTGCCGGGGTGCTGTGATTTGGAGGAGTTCAATGTGAAGACTCTTTACGACAAGCTGGAGGATCAGAACCTCCATATAGCCTCACAGCTGGCCCGGCACCGCAAAGACATACAGGAGTTTTATAGAAACATCTGTCAACACACTGAATCACTCAAG AATGCCTTGGAGAATATGGATCATAAAAAAATGAGCCTCCTTAAAGAGATATTAGTTCATAAAACAATGAAGGATGAACCATCTGGCAGCAGTGTGGGGGAGAGACATACACaag CTGAGGCCTGCATGCCATTGCTGGGAGCTGTGGTCAGGTCAGTGGAAACTCTCTTATGCAGGCTGACAGGAGACGCTTGGCAGAACCAGGATTTGTCTGGTCCCCTGTACAGTCATACAGGTCATCACGATAGCAGAGAGTGTGAGGCGCAAGCTGGATACATGCAACCCAATGACACTAACATGTGTTTTATGCAG TTTTCATCAGTGAATGTGACCAAAGCAGGAGCTCTTCCACACGAGCCCG ACCATATACAGAGCACAGCTCCTTCTTTAAGTGATCATGACCTGTCCAAGCTTATCACGATATCACCTCTATTCAAGACCCTGCAGGAGATTCAACAATCTTTACAAAATCTCACCATGGATGAGTCAAAACAATATTTTAGCAATG aaGCTGCAGATAATTCTGCAAAGGAGAATTATGATGGGCAGCTCATCCCGACTGCACTGGACAACCTCTCCCCACAGCACTCTGCCATTTTTCTGTTTGGTTGTCAGGTGATGCAGTTGCTTGAAAACTGCCCCATGTTCCCCAGTGCTCTTCTCCTGCTGGCCAAGTCGATTCCATTCGCTCCATCTTCCTCTAATGAGGGTctactgtcacactgctccagggacttttattttgatgcgACCAATCAAATCCTTTATCTGTCAGAGGCAAAGCTTCAGCACGTGGGACATTTCATCTCTGTCATCCTGCAGTCAATGGCCCAGATAGCATCTG GATCCAAACCCCAGAGCTTTATGCAAGCACTCCATGAGGCCATTTCAGCTCTAAGCCTTCAGTTGTTCAATGTTTCTTTCAAATGGAGCACAGCAGAG TCCAATTTCGATGCGTTGAAGGGGCGGAATAACACATTAGTTGAGGAATTTCTCAACATTAGAGTTCCCACTGAAGCCCGCTTCACTGAGCACCTATTAGCTAGCAG ACTcaagaaatacaaatatttccagctggagcagctcaTTTCTGAAGTCAAACATACTCCAGCTCAGGCCACAGACAAAG gtttaCCACCAAAAGGGACACCAGTGCag ATGTCATGTATAGAAGAAGAAATTGATCGCATGAATGAGTCATTCTTGCTGCTGAGCACGCAACTACAGAAGAGAGCTGAAGTGAGCACATGgctaaaagaaagagagaacagcGCTGGAAACCATTCTGCA AGGGCAACTCCAACAGACATGCCAAGCCTGAGTCGTAATGGAACAATCCTGCTGGAACTGAAGAGACGCTATGTATTACAGCGCctcaatgagctccaaatcacaTTAGGCCAGATCACACGATGCCAGCAGCATGACAGCAAGTCGAAAGATGGGACAAGaggctgcacacaaacagacagcagCACCACGCAGCAGGGAGAAAGTGAGAATTATGGTAGTACAGATGGCTCGAGCCCCAACGATGGCCAGCGGCGGGACAGTATTTCAGCTAGCCACAGTCACAGCCAACAAGCCGAAGAGAGCAGAGGTCTTGATAGCTATAAACTGGAGAGTCATATTTCTGACCAGAAGAGTAACACTGTCCAAAGCAACAACCCTGACACGTTATTGGGCTGCCAGACACCAGGCACTCAAGATCTTAATGTTCCAGGAGAGCAAGAGCTAAAAAGGCAGGCTGCAATAGAGAATAAAACAAGCTAA